Proteins encoded in a region of the Brevefilum fermentans genome:
- a CDS encoding ribonuclease H-like domain-containing protein translates to MTDWETLAKQLKALGVELGKDRRPSSPRQQKHPIESVVEGRFLDLSDGQVFCHEERYPRDYVHGTRGIWPVHPVNTLCRWANTALLTHTDFKDIIFLDTETTGLAGGTGTYAFQIGAARFTDDGFHLAQFFMRHPGEELALLAGLSTFIDGMQAVVTYNGKAFDLPLLNTRYTLMGLSNPFEGVAHFDLLPLARRLWRIRLESRTLGNVENHILGVSRGADEVPGYLIPEMYFEYLRTSDARPLGGVFYHNAVDILSLAGLFSHMAFLLNEPDSEDVQYAEDIVSLGRFFEAMGDHHRAEALYKKAMTEKLPAELLQDTRSRLSFLLKRKGDWNAAGALWEQAAQDQELYAFEELAKYYEHHSRDLEAAHYWASSAKMVLESSSLSRSERDRWKKSLDHRLQRLARKMALS, encoded by the coding sequence ATGACTGACTGGGAAACCCTCGCCAAACAACTTAAAGCCTTGGGCGTCGAATTGGGCAAAGATCGACGTCCCAGTTCACCGCGCCAGCAGAAACACCCGATCGAATCCGTCGTTGAAGGTCGTTTCCTCGATCTAAGTGATGGCCAGGTTTTCTGCCACGAAGAACGTTATCCCAGGGACTACGTGCATGGCACTCGCGGAATCTGGCCGGTGCACCCGGTTAACACGCTGTGCCGCTGGGCGAATACAGCGCTTTTAACTCACACCGATTTCAAAGACATCATCTTCCTCGACACCGAAACGACTGGCCTTGCTGGCGGCACCGGCACTTATGCCTTTCAAATCGGCGCCGCCCGTTTTACCGATGACGGTTTCCACCTGGCGCAATTTTTTATGCGCCACCCCGGTGAAGAGCTTGCTCTTCTGGCTGGTCTTTCAACCTTCATCGACGGTATGCAGGCCGTGGTCACCTACAATGGCAAGGCTTTTGATCTCCCCTTACTCAACACGCGTTACACGCTGATGGGATTGTCTAATCCCTTTGAAGGTGTGGCTCATTTTGATCTCCTGCCCCTCGCCCGCCGCTTATGGCGCATCCGGCTGGAAAGCCGCACCCTGGGCAATGTTGAGAATCATATTCTGGGCGTTTCGCGCGGCGCTGATGAAGTCCCGGGATATTTGATCCCTGAGATGTACTTTGAGTACCTGCGCACCAGCGACGCCCGCCCCCTGGGAGGCGTCTTTTACCATAATGCTGTCGACATCCTCAGCCTGGCAGGGCTTTTCTCTCATATGGCTTTTTTACTGAACGAACCCGACTCTGAAGACGTTCAGTATGCCGAGGATATCGTGTCTTTAGGTCGCTTTTTTGAAGCCATGGGCGATCACCACCGGGCAGAAGCCCTCTACAAAAAGGCAATGACAGAAAAATTGCCCGCAGAATTACTTCAGGATACCCGCTCGCGGCTTTCCTTTTTACTGAAGCGCAAGGGAGACTGGAACGCCGCTGGCGCACTGTGGGAGCAGGCCGCACAAGATCAGGAGCTGTATGCTTTTGAGGAACTGGCAAAATACTACGAACATCACTCCAGAGACCTGGAAGCTGCCCATTATTGGGCATCAAGCGCGAAGATGGTCCTTGAATCCAGCTCCTTATCACGCAGTGAGCGTGATCGCTGGAAAAAAAGCCTGGATCATCGCCTGCAACGCCTTGCCCGAAAAATGGCTTTGTCGTAG
- a CDS encoding DEAD/DEAH box helicase: MSSRIKRLLNRWRSQPGIAENLVEWRLLAAKPADDCPFPDALASSLVSALNRLGIKSLYRHQALAYEKVRAGENIAVVSGTASGKTLCYNLPVIDRMIQQPTARALYVYPTKALAQDQLSNLRRTLSLLESPQRSVNIYDGDTPVHARPTLRRESSIILTNPDMLHTGILPHHTAWKDFFNALSFIVIDEMHTYRGVFGSHVANVLRRLKRVCRFYGAQPQFILTSATIANPKDLAERLIENPVTVIDQDGSPHGERHFLIYNPPFIDQKLGIRQSSLMEGTSLAGELIDEDIQTIIFGRTRRAIELLLTYLRQRNPDADPLRLRGYRSGYLPRERRAIEDGLRSGEVKAVVATNALELGIDIGGMDAAVLIGYPGSIAATLQQAGRAGRKLAPSLAVMITAANAMDQYLARHPEYFFERSPEQALIAPNNLLILLGHIRCAAFELPFAAGEGFGAIPAEKVHAFLTMLAQHGDLHQQGERFFWMADQYPASGISLRNATPDYISLILQVDHNSQTIGQVDLSSAYWMVHPQAIYLHEGASYLVETLDLEAGIAHLRQAVVDYYTQASQNVEIDWQSLLKQSPVPAATKSFGELLVTTRVTGFRKIRWFTHEILGGGEVDLPPTLLNTTGYWISLNEQTVKALKDQMLWDEGSNDYGPEWDALRKRVLQRDRYTCQVCRYQGRAQPLHVHHIQPFRSFTSREAANQLHNLVTLCPGCHRQAETSVRIRSGMAGISYLLHNLAPLLLMCDYDDIGVHYDPNSALGDGLPTVIFYDNIPGGLGLSDNLYERHAELLLSGYETVARCECADGCPSCVGPIGEEASGGKAEALAIFKALTGND, encoded by the coding sequence ATGAGTTCCCGCATCAAACGTCTCCTCAATCGCTGGCGCAGTCAGCCTGGCATCGCTGAAAACCTGGTCGAATGGCGCCTCCTGGCAGCCAAACCTGCTGATGATTGCCCATTTCCTGACGCGCTTGCGTCGAGCCTGGTTTCCGCATTAAATCGGCTGGGTATTAAAAGTCTATATCGGCACCAGGCCCTGGCTTATGAAAAGGTTCGGGCTGGGGAGAATATCGCCGTGGTCTCCGGCACAGCCAGCGGGAAAACCTTGTGCTACAACCTGCCGGTCATCGACAGGATGATTCAACAACCCACAGCCAGGGCGCTCTACGTTTATCCTACCAAAGCCCTGGCGCAGGATCAGCTATCCAACCTGAGGAGAACCCTCTCGCTTTTGGAAAGCCCGCAGCGCAGCGTAAACATTTACGATGGCGATACACCCGTCCACGCCCGCCCCACGCTACGCCGGGAATCATCCATCATCCTCACCAACCCCGACATGCTACACACAGGGATCCTCCCCCACCACACCGCCTGGAAGGATTTCTTCAACGCCCTGAGCTTTATTGTCATTGATGAAATGCACACCTACCGCGGCGTATTTGGTTCACATGTGGCTAATGTTTTGCGCCGCTTAAAGCGTGTCTGCCGGTTTTATGGCGCCCAGCCCCAATTTATCCTCACATCAGCCACGATTGCCAACCCCAAAGACCTGGCAGAAAGGTTGATTGAAAACCCGGTCACGGTCATCGACCAGGATGGTTCACCCCACGGCGAACGCCATTTTCTGATCTACAATCCGCCCTTCATCGACCAAAAGCTGGGCATCCGCCAGAGTTCCCTGATGGAAGGCACCTCCCTGGCAGGAGAATTGATCGATGAAGACATCCAAACCATTATCTTTGGGCGGACGCGGCGCGCGATCGAGCTGCTGCTCACTTACCTGCGGCAACGTAATCCAGATGCCGATCCACTGCGTTTGCGCGGCTATCGCAGCGGCTATCTTCCCAGGGAACGCCGCGCCATTGAGGACGGTCTGCGCAGCGGGGAGGTGAAAGCCGTGGTGGCCACCAATGCCCTCGAATTGGGCATCGATATTGGTGGAATGGATGCCGCTGTGCTGATTGGATACCCTGGCAGCATCGCGGCTACACTTCAACAGGCAGGACGCGCTGGCAGAAAACTGGCGCCATCCCTGGCGGTGATGATCACCGCTGCTAACGCCATGGACCAGTACCTTGCCAGACACCCGGAATACTTTTTTGAACGATCACCCGAACAGGCATTGATTGCACCCAACAACCTCCTGATCCTTTTAGGGCACATTCGTTGCGCAGCTTTTGAGCTGCCCTTTGCGGCAGGTGAAGGCTTTGGCGCCATTCCTGCTGAAAAGGTGCACGCTTTTCTGACCATGCTGGCACAGCACGGTGATCTGCACCAGCAGGGCGAGCGTTTCTTCTGGATGGCAGATCAATATCCTGCTTCAGGCATCTCCCTCAGGAACGCCACCCCGGATTACATCTCACTGATTCTCCAGGTCGATCACAACTCGCAGACCATCGGGCAGGTCGACCTTTCCAGCGCCTACTGGATGGTGCACCCGCAGGCCATTTACCTGCATGAAGGCGCATCTTATCTGGTGGAAACACTGGATTTAGAGGCAGGCATCGCCCACTTGCGCCAGGCTGTCGTAGATTACTACACGCAGGCCAGCCAGAATGTCGAAATCGATTGGCAATCGCTGCTTAAACAATCCCCGGTGCCCGCCGCGACCAAATCCTTCGGTGAGCTTCTTGTCACAACCCGGGTGACCGGCTTTCGCAAAATCCGTTGGTTCACGCATGAAATTCTCGGCGGCGGCGAGGTTGACTTGCCGCCCACCCTGCTCAACACCACGGGTTACTGGATCTCACTCAACGAACAGACGGTAAAAGCGCTCAAGGATCAAATGTTATGGGACGAAGGCAGCAATGATTACGGACCAGAATGGGATGCCCTCCGAAAGCGTGTTCTACAACGGGATAGGTACACTTGCCAGGTCTGCAGGTACCAGGGACGTGCACAACCCCTGCACGTGCATCACATTCAGCCCTTCCGCAGCTTCACCAGTCGCGAGGCAGCCAATCAACTGCACAACCTGGTCACACTCTGCCCAGGCTGTCATCGCCAGGCTGAAACCAGCGTCCGAATTCGCAGCGGCATGGCTGGCATCAGTTACCTGCTGCACAACCTGGCGCCCCTGTTGCTGATGTGCGATTACGACGATATCGGCGTGCATTACGACCCTAACAGCGCCCTGGGTGACGGTCTGCCCACTGTAATTTTCTACGACAATATCCCCGGCGGATTGGGATTATCCGATAACCTATACGAAAGGCATGCAGAACTCCTGCTGAGCGGTTACGAAACCGTCGCCCGCTGTGAATGCGCTGACGGCTGCCCTTCCTGTGTGGGACCCATCGGGGAGGAAGCCTCGGGAGGAAAGGCGGAAGCCCTAGCCATCTTCAAGGCATTAACCGGAAATGACTGA
- the tatC gene encoding twin-arginine translocase subunit TatC encodes MEKNYFDIDLPMHLNELRTRLLYALLAIVVGVVSAIIFADFLLELLARPIGGFDRLVSIQVTENFTAYFKVTLLGGFILAFPFLLLQLYLFISPGLKQHERRWILISVPLASALFIAGAAFAYLVMLPAAIPFLTQIPGPTVLPKWNDYIKFVTSLIFWMGLSFEMPLVMFLLAKIGLVTPKGLLKAWRYAIVIIAIIAAAATPTPDPINMALLMLPLLFLYFLGILLAVFARKKTDEYHLNH; translated from the coding sequence ATGGAAAAAAATTATTTTGATATTGACCTCCCGATGCACCTGAACGAGCTGCGTACGCGCCTCCTTTATGCCTTACTCGCAATCGTCGTCGGGGTGGTCTCCGCGATCATCTTTGCTGATTTTCTACTCGAATTGCTGGCCAGGCCAATCGGCGGTTTTGATCGGTTGGTCTCAATCCAGGTTACCGAAAATTTTACCGCCTATTTCAAGGTGACTTTGCTGGGCGGCTTTATCCTTGCTTTCCCCTTCCTTCTGCTCCAGTTGTACTTATTCATCAGCCCGGGGTTAAAGCAGCACGAACGCCGTTGGATCCTGATTTCTGTTCCTTTGGCTTCCGCTTTGTTCATCGCCGGGGCGGCTTTTGCCTATTTGGTCATGTTGCCAGCCGCAATCCCTTTTCTGACGCAGATTCCCGGACCAACCGTGCTCCCGAAATGGAATGATTACATCAAATTTGTTACCAGCCTGATCTTTTGGATGGGCTTGAGCTTTGAAATGCCTCTAGTTATGTTTTTGCTGGCAAAAATTGGGCTGGTCACACCTAAGGGTTTGCTCAAAGCCTGGCGTTACGCTATTGTCATTATTGCCATTATTGCTGCAGCCGCAACCCCAACACCTGATCCAATCAACATGGCTCTGTTGATGCTGCCATTATTATTTTTATATTTTTTGGGTATACTGCTGGCAGTGTTTGCCCGCAAAAAAACGGATGAATATCATCTAAATCATTAA
- a CDS encoding SDR family oxidoreductase: MYKLALITGGSSGIGFALAKALVAQGSDVCLLARNQNALETAKQALTETLVREDQQVHLISSDVTDYVSLSRVLNQWVQVYGCPDLVINSAGIAYPGYFKELDIDVFRRLMDVNYFGTLYVSKIIIPGMIGRGSGTIVNISSQAGFISIFGYSGYSASKFAVRALSEAMRAELKQYGIRIAIVFPPDTQTPQLEFEEPLKPIETRAISSQSGVLTAEQVAASTLTGLKKGKFIILPGLEGKLFYRLVNLFGNLQYPILDWMVKRARKKA, translated from the coding sequence ATGTACAAACTGGCACTGATCACAGGTGGTTCAAGCGGAATCGGGTTTGCGCTGGCAAAAGCGCTTGTTGCGCAAGGCAGCGATGTATGCCTGCTTGCTCGCAATCAAAACGCCCTGGAAACCGCAAAGCAAGCGCTCACAGAAACCCTTGTGCGAGAAGATCAACAGGTTCATCTTATTTCCAGTGACGTTACTGATTATGTATCTTTATCCCGGGTTCTGAATCAATGGGTGCAGGTCTACGGATGTCCGGACCTGGTGATTAATTCCGCTGGGATCGCCTATCCAGGCTATTTTAAAGAATTAGATATCGATGTCTTTCGCCGCTTGATGGATGTTAATTATTTTGGCACCCTGTATGTTTCAAAAATCATCATCCCGGGGATGATTGGACGTGGTTCCGGGACCATTGTTAACATTTCATCGCAGGCAGGGTTTATCTCGATTTTTGGCTATTCGGGATACAGCGCATCAAAATTTGCTGTGCGGGCATTGAGCGAGGCCATGCGCGCCGAATTGAAGCAATACGGTATTCGCATAGCAATTGTCTTCCCACCAGATACGCAAACGCCTCAGCTTGAGTTTGAAGAACCCCTGAAACCCATCGAAACCAGGGCAATTTCCAGCCAATCGGGCGTGCTAACAGCAGAACAAGTTGCTGCTTCAACATTAACTGGATTAAAAAAGGGGAAATTTATTATCCTGCCCGGGTTGGAAGGAAAGCTGTTTTACCGCCTTGTAAATTTGTTCGGGAATTTACAATACCCCATCCTGGATTGGATGGTAAAAAGGGCGCGGAAAAAAGCTTAA
- a CDS encoding glycosyltransferase: MINIAMLSYHTCPLAILGGKNTGGMNVYVRELTRFLGQEGVHADVFTRSQDEHVPSVSHDLGYFNRVVHIPAGPEYDLPNEKIWGYTDAFAEGIVEFAKRKGIRYDLIHAHYWMSGRAGAILKTHWNVPMLQMFHTLGLMKQQIARSADEFEGDYRIVGEMEVMAAADRIIAATEAEFDQLRSLYGVNPEKITIIPPGVDTHHFYPIPQDEAKEAIGIPVQDRMALFVGRIEPLKGLDTLVRAMSIVKNTCKSFRCPHYLVIIGGDPEEDPDEMSAEMARIQSLCQDLGLNEMILFLGKRGQATLPYYYAAAEVVVMPSHYESFGIVALEAMACGTPVIASRVGGLAHLIQDGQTGFTIPMQDPNALAEKLRLVFVDTELRARLSAQAVDYAQGFRWESITQQIHQVYQEMISPSA, from the coding sequence TTGATCAACATCGCCATGCTTTCATACCATACCTGTCCACTGGCCATTCTGGGCGGGAAAAATACCGGCGGGATGAACGTCTATGTTCGGGAGTTGACCCGCTTTTTGGGTCAAGAGGGAGTTCACGCCGACGTCTTCACCCGCTCACAGGACGAACACGTCCCCTCGGTATCTCACGATCTGGGATATTTCAACCGCGTCGTTCACATCCCCGCCGGGCCAGAATACGATCTGCCGAACGAAAAGATTTGGGGTTACACCGATGCTTTTGCTGAAGGGATCGTTGAGTTTGCCAAAAGAAAGGGTATCCGCTATGACCTGATCCACGCCCATTATTGGATGTCGGGCAGGGCTGGCGCCATTCTGAAAACCCATTGGAACGTCCCCATGCTGCAGATGTTCCATACCCTGGGGCTGATGAAACAGCAAATCGCCCGTTCCGCTGATGAGTTCGAAGGAGATTATCGAATCGTCGGTGAAATGGAGGTGATGGCTGCCGCAGACCGGATCATCGCTGCCACTGAAGCTGAATTTGATCAACTGAGGTCCCTGTATGGTGTAAACCCTGAAAAAATCACCATCATCCCACCTGGCGTTGATACACACCATTTCTATCCCATTCCCCAGGATGAAGCCAAAGAAGCCATCGGTATCCCGGTTCAGGATCGTATGGCGCTATTTGTGGGCAGGATCGAACCCCTGAAAGGTCTCGACACCCTGGTCAGGGCGATGTCCATCGTAAAAAACACCTGTAAGTCCTTTCGGTGTCCCCACTACCTGGTCATCATTGGCGGCGACCCCGAAGAAGACCCCGATGAAATGTCCGCTGAAATGGCACGCATCCAATCCCTGTGCCAGGATTTAGGCTTGAACGAAATGATCCTCTTTTTGGGAAAACGCGGGCAGGCGACCCTGCCCTACTATTATGCTGCCGCTGAAGTCGTTGTGATGCCCTCCCATTATGAGAGCTTTGGTATCGTCGCACTCGAGGCAATGGCTTGCGGGACGCCCGTGATCGCCTCACGCGTGGGTGGGCTCGCCCATCTTATTCAAGATGGCCAAACCGGTTTCACCATCCCAATGCAAGATCCAAACGCACTGGCAGAAAAACTCCGCCTGGTTTTTGTCGATACGGAATTGCGTGCTCGACTGAGCGCCCAGGCAGTCGACTATGCCCAGGGTTTTCGCTGGGAGTCAATCACGCAACAAATTCACCAGGTTTACCAGGAAATGATTTCCCCCTCAGCATAA
- a CDS encoding FmdB family zinc ribbon protein → MPIYEYTCQDCNTRFEILRPMHEADAPLTCTQCQGHHLKRNLSLFNASSAGRIIAGGGQCSTCSGGSCSTCGSH, encoded by the coding sequence ATGCCCATCTACGAATACACCTGTCAGGATTGCAATACCCGATTTGAAATCCTGCGTCCCATGCATGAAGCCGATGCCCCCCTCACCTGCACACAATGCCAGGGACACCACCTCAAACGCAATCTGTCCCTGTTTAATGCTTCCAGCGCTGGTCGCATCATTGCAGGGGGAGGGCAATGTAGCACCTGTTCCGGCGGCTCTTGCAGCACCTGTGGGTCCCATTAG
- a CDS encoding YhfC family intramembrane metalloprotease, translated as MVLLSFSIVFALLVTIGLPVVAGFWLNKRLKVAWQTIVLGALGYFIVQALLTLLYTAFIALMQTEGTQVLNESNELIQLAVSVLLAALLGVILRWVGMKFSKLPLTSLEASFGIGLGFGSAESISRVGLPLLMTFITMLRYINPQTSALDPDIIAQLEALWQVSPWVPAAGSVERILALVLHNAITVLVLQTFIRKNGLWLAAAIGLEVLINGIILSLSLAEMAYGWVILIALVLLAGILALLNHLQAFNLTPTEGSGQEIE; from the coding sequence ATGGTTTTGCTCAGTTTTAGCATTGTCTTCGCCCTGTTGGTGACCATCGGTCTCCCCGTCGTGGCAGGCTTCTGGCTTAACAAACGCCTGAAGGTCGCCTGGCAGACGATCGTCTTAGGGGCGTTAGGGTATTTCATCGTTCAGGCGCTCCTCACCCTGCTGTACACTGCTTTCATTGCCCTGATGCAAACTGAAGGCACGCAAGTTCTCAATGAGAGCAACGAGTTGATCCAGCTTGCGGTCAGCGTGCTCCTCGCCGCGCTGCTGGGGGTGATCCTGCGCTGGGTTGGGATGAAATTTTCCAAACTCCCCCTTACAAGCCTGGAAGCATCCTTTGGAATTGGCCTGGGCTTTGGCAGCGCTGAGAGTATTTCCCGGGTTGGGCTGCCCTTGTTGATGACGTTTATTACCATGTTGAGATATATCAACCCCCAAACCAGTGCCCTCGATCCTGATATCATCGCGCAGCTTGAAGCCCTCTGGCAGGTCTCACCCTGGGTGCCTGCTGCCGGATCGGTTGAACGCATCCTGGCATTGGTTTTGCATAACGCCATCACAGTCCTGGTGCTTCAAACCTTTATACGTAAAAACGGACTTTGGTTGGCAGCCGCCATAGGATTGGAAGTCCTCATCAATGGGATCATTCTCTCGCTTTCCCTGGCTGAAATGGCTTATGGCTGGGTCATATTAATTGCCCTGGTTTTACTGGCTGGCATCCTGGCATTGCTGAACCATTTACAAGCCTTCAACTTGACCCCTACGGAGGGCTCAGGTCAGGAGATTGAATGA
- a CDS encoding twin-arginine translocase TatA/TatE family subunit translates to MFKTVGPLEVIVILVIILLVFGVGRIGKLGGELGKGIRAFKDGLQGKSSEDQDPEENNDSKDDPS, encoded by the coding sequence ATGTTTAAAACTGTTGGTCCGCTCGAAGTCATCGTTATACTGGTGATCATCTTACTTGTGTTTGGTGTGGGTCGGATTGGAAAATTGGGCGGGGAGCTTGGTAAAGGCATTCGTGCTTTTAAAGACGGATTGCAAGGAAAATCTTCTGAAGACCAAGATCCAGAGGAAAACAACGATAGCAAAGATGACCCCTCTTAA
- a CDS encoding MFS transporter, translated as MEKRTNRSRWGTVLILSLFLLFSQVLGFFIETITTVVSEFTSITDRWFDFIIPTDLIIMALFLPAGGVLFDRNSRKPLIALGGFVWGVSALLMGISLTFATFNVSKGIYGLSRVSFCGIFALTSDFYKPVNRGKILSLLLMLHPLSIAIGTTFQDVINLELHWREFLFLMGAVALFIALAVRLKVDEPKRGEKEPALTDIPLKGAYRLDLENIKLLLTRPSLVLLYFLILFIAMPAIVLWKGIPIYLQDVHALPRTELFSLIIPGMLGIVLGYPVGGALGDLLFRGNKTGRLVVSSLGFFVPPISLLFTLRYTDVGGNPFLFWLLITSFFLALTLPNLFASIMDVTLPEIRASALAIGLFAQTLSFLITPPLFSYGQKFFPIADLMLWICSGLWVICLFLLLGLFFVLHKDIEALRRHMAYRGMVETRLSGSEEKAQD; from the coding sequence ATGGAAAAGAGAACAAACCGATCTCGCTGGGGAACTGTGTTGATCCTGTCCTTGTTTCTGCTTTTTTCTCAGGTTTTGGGATTCTTTATTGAAACCATCACAACAGTGGTCAGTGAGTTCACTTCGATAACGGATCGCTGGTTTGACTTTATCATTCCCACGGATTTGATTATTATGGCGCTCTTCTTGCCCGCCGGGGGTGTTTTGTTTGATCGGAATTCCCGCAAGCCCCTGATCGCGCTGGGGGGATTTGTGTGGGGCGTGTCTGCCCTGTTGATGGGCATCTCGCTCACATTTGCGACATTTAATGTTTCAAAAGGAATTTACGGATTAAGCCGGGTAAGTTTCTGCGGAATTTTCGCACTGACAAGTGATTTTTACAAACCGGTCAACCGCGGGAAGATCTTATCCTTGCTTTTAATGCTCCATCCACTTTCTATCGCGATCGGCACAACCTTTCAGGATGTGATTAATTTAGAATTGCATTGGCGAGAATTTTTATTTCTCATGGGTGCGGTTGCCTTGTTTATCGCCCTGGCAGTGCGACTAAAAGTCGATGAGCCAAAACGTGGAGAGAAAGAGCCTGCGTTAACGGACATCCCTTTAAAGGGGGCTTATCGGCTTGATTTGGAAAATATTAAACTTTTACTGACCAGGCCAAGCCTGGTTTTGCTTTATTTTCTAATTTTGTTTATTGCGATGCCTGCGATCGTGCTGTGGAAAGGGATCCCCATTTATTTACAAGATGTCCATGCCCTCCCAAGGACTGAGTTATTCAGTTTAATCATCCCCGGCATGCTGGGGATTGTGCTTGGTTACCCCGTTGGCGGAGCTTTGGGAGACTTGCTTTTCAGGGGCAATAAGACCGGTCGCTTAGTGGTCTCTTCGTTAGGGTTTTTTGTGCCTCCAATCAGCTTGCTCTTTACACTCAGGTACACCGATGTTGGAGGCAATCCATTTCTTTTCTGGTTATTAATCACGAGTTTCTTCCTCGCCCTGACCCTGCCAAACCTGTTCGCGTCGATAATGGATGTGACCTTGCCCGAGATCAGGGCGTCAGCACTTGCCATCGGCCTTTTTGCGCAAACCTTAAGCTTTTTGATCACACCTCCATTGTTCTCCTATGGACAAAAATTTTTTCCGATTGCAGATTTAATGCTATGGATATGTTCAGGATTGTGGGTGATTTGTCTGTTCTTGTTACTGGGTTTATTCTTTGTGCTTCACAAGGATATCGAAGCACTGCGCCGCCACATGGCTTATCGCGGCATGGTGGAGACGCGACTATCCGGATCGGAAGAAAAAGCGCAGGATTAA
- the dinB gene encoding DNA polymerase IV, which yields MVRKILHIDLDAFFCAVEELHNPSLKGKPFAVGGKSDQRGVVASCSYAARQFGVRSAMPMGRALRLCPGLIVISSRHGVYGAVSKQVMALIDITPLVEPISIDEAFVDVSDLPDSIETIATTLQTRINQNLDLPVSIGAATNKLVAKIANDWGKKQKIGPEPPNAITVILPGEEAAFLAPLPVQALWGIGPKTADKLGSLGIHTIGALAQAPPETLKMLFGRFGPDLRRRALGIDDRPVVVEQTVKSISNEITFPEDLTDEQALLAHFRSLSEQVGRRLRKADLAGTTVQIKLRWSDFTTITRQKSLPSPSNLDHEIYETAAMLFKSNQHRGRPVRLIGVGVSNLHPPVRQLSLWDDDQKKEHQLQSAVDQLRERFGPDIIKRVPQVNEGDHEGLDEED from the coding sequence ATGGTTCGAAAAATTTTACATATCGACCTGGATGCATTTTTTTGTGCGGTGGAAGAGCTTCACAACCCCAGTTTAAAGGGAAAACCCTTTGCTGTGGGCGGAAAGTCCGATCAGCGCGGGGTGGTTGCCTCCTGCTCGTATGCTGCCCGACAATTCGGTGTTCGATCAGCCATGCCGATGGGTCGCGCACTGCGGTTGTGCCCCGGTCTGATTGTGATCTCATCCCGGCATGGGGTTTATGGCGCTGTTTCAAAACAGGTGATGGCATTAATTGATATAACGCCGCTTGTGGAACCTATTTCAATTGATGAAGCTTTTGTAGATGTGTCTGATCTACCTGATTCGATCGAAACAATTGCCACAACCCTTCAAACCCGCATCAATCAAAACCTTGATTTGCCGGTATCTATTGGCGCTGCAACCAATAAACTGGTTGCGAAAATCGCAAATGATTGGGGCAAAAAACAAAAAATTGGACCTGAGCCGCCCAATGCGATCACAGTTATCCTTCCCGGAGAGGAAGCCGCCTTTCTGGCGCCCTTACCCGTGCAGGCGTTGTGGGGCATCGGCCCCAAGACTGCAGATAAACTGGGAAGCCTTGGCATCCATACAATTGGCGCTTTGGCTCAGGCACCGCCCGAAACTTTGAAGATGCTGTTTGGCAGATTTGGGCCGGATTTGCGTCGTCGGGCGCTGGGAATTGATGACCGTCCTGTGGTTGTTGAACAGACCGTCAAGTCGATCAGCAACGAGATCACTTTCCCGGAAGACCTGACGGATGAACAGGCGCTGCTGGCTCATTTTCGAAGTCTTTCGGAACAAGTTGGTCGCCGTTTGAGGAAGGCAGATTTAGCCGGTACAACTGTGCAGATTAAATTACGCTGGTCGGATTTTACAACCATCACCCGACAGAAGTCTTTACCATCGCCGAGCAACCTGGACCATGAAATTTATGAAACGGCAGCGATGCTATTCAAGAGCAATCAACACAGGGGTAGACCGGTTCGATTAATTGGGGTTGGGGTGAGCAACCTGCATCCCCCTGTGCGTCAATTGAGCCTGTGGGATGACGATCAGAAGAAAGAACATCAATTACAATCGGCGGTTGACCAATTGCGTGAACGCTTTGGTCCAGATATTATCAAACGTGTCCCACAGGTCAACGAGGGCGATCATGAGGGTTTGGACGAGGAAGACTAA